In Thermovirga sp., a single genomic region encodes these proteins:
- a CDS encoding dihydroorotase: MRILLGNAMLFDGARFLPGTMDTVIENGIIAAIGKIDRSGKFDVVHDLTGKVLCPGFIDLHCHLRDPGQEWREDLDSGAKAGAAGGFTTLVCMPNTDPPLDTPALVRYILEKSEKCCGSRILPAGCVSKERKGKTLAEMGKMARAGAVIFTDDGSPVSDTGLFRLALQYSTWLGTRIMEHPEEISLTAGAQVNEGICSTFLGLKGWPSSAEASDISRGCSLSRDTGAPVHFTHVSAEDSILVLREGKASGLPVTCDVTPHHLCLTEEEILAAGADSVYKVNPPLRSSRDRDALWEALSDGTVDAIATDHAPYHMDEKDLPFQEASFGIASLECAVAAVLSEWARRGKPCPLERMLSLFTSGPAGILPIEWKDAGKIGGGLSANLTVLDLDLERVVHVEEWKSKARLSPWNGRRLRGWPTMTFVNGRMVHSYEGPIEEVD, encoded by the coding sequence ATGAGAATACTGCTGGGTAACGCAATGCTATTCGACGGTGCCCGGTTTCTCCCGGGTACGATGGATACCGTAATCGAAAACGGTATCATTGCCGCCATCGGGAAAATCGACCGAAGCGGCAAGTTTGACGTTGTACACGATCTTACCGGGAAGGTCCTTTGCCCCGGTTTCATCGACCTGCATTGCCACCTCAGGGATCCCGGCCAGGAGTGGAGAGAGGACCTGGACTCAGGAGCCAAGGCGGGGGCCGCGGGAGGTTTTACCACCCTTGTATGCATGCCCAATACCGATCCTCCCCTGGATACTCCAGCCCTCGTAAGGTACATCCTGGAAAAGAGTGAAAAGTGTTGCGGTTCAAGAATCCTTCCTGCAGGCTGTGTAAGCAAGGAGAGAAAGGGAAAGACCCTGGCCGAGATGGGCAAGATGGCCAGGGCAGGAGCCGTAATCTTTACCGATGATGGCAGCCCCGTCAGCGACACTGGGCTCTTCAGGCTCGCCCTGCAATACAGCACCTGGCTTGGGACCAGGATAATGGAGCACCCCGAGGAAATTAGCCTCACGGCTGGAGCTCAGGTCAACGAGGGGATTTGTTCCACCTTCCTGGGACTCAAGGGATGGCCCTCTTCCGCCGAGGCGTCGGATATTTCCAGGGGTTGCTCCCTTAGCAGGGATACCGGGGCACCGGTGCACTTCACCCATGTCAGTGCCGAGGATTCCATCCTCGTCCTGAGAGAGGGGAAAGCCTCGGGATTGCCGGTCACCTGCGATGTTACCCCTCATCATCTTTGCCTTACTGAGGAAGAGATACTGGCTGCCGGGGCGGATAGCGTTTACAAGGTCAACCCCCCGCTCAGATCGAGCAGGGACAGGGATGCTCTCTGGGAAGCCCTGTCAGATGGAACGGTTGACGCTATTGCTACGGACCATGCACCTTATCATATGGACGAAAAGGACCTGCCCTTTCAGGAAGCCTCCTTTGGGATAGCTTCCCTGGAGTGCGCCGTGGCAGCTGTGCTCAGCGAATGGGCGAGGAGAGGAAAGCCCTGTCCCCTCGAAAGGATGCTTAGCCTCTTCACCTCCGGGCCCGCGGGCATCCTTCCGATAGAATGGAAGGATGCGGGAAAGATAGGAGGAGGCCTTTCCGCCAATCTAACTGTTCTTGATCTCGATCTCGAACGCGTTGTCCATGTGGAGGAATGGAAGAGCAAAGCAAGGCTGAGCCCATGGAATGGAAGGCGCCTAAGGGGGTGGCCGACCATGACTTTTGTAAATGGTCGAATGGTTCACTCTTACGAAGGTCCGATTGAAGAGGTTGATTGA